The following proteins come from a genomic window of Lolium rigidum isolate FL_2022 chromosome 5, APGP_CSIRO_Lrig_0.1, whole genome shotgun sequence:
- the LOC124656207 gene encoding avenin-E-like yields the protein MKTFLIFTLLAMVLTNSTANEQFKHSCQHQPQQPFSWLQYPFSGQQKPFPGQQQPFPEQQQPFPDQQSQVHGQQLPFPGIQQLIPGQQQPFPDQQQPFPGQQFPIPLIQQQLNPCRDFLLQQCNPVTMVTFLRSWILQQSSCQVMRQQCCQQLAQIPENSRLPAIHGVVEAIFLQQQQKQGAFLQPQKLHQIVQGFFNPQQQCGQGASIQQQQQYILIQDILQPQQLAQLEAIRALALKTLPAICKVQVPPYY from the exons ATGAAGACCTTCCTCATCTTTACCCTCCTTGCCATGGTGCTAACCAATTCCACCGCCAATGAGCAATTTAAACATAGTTGCCAACATCAACCTCAACAACCGTTTTCTTGGCTGCAATATCCATTTTCTGGGCAACAAAAACCCTTTCCCGGGCAACAACAACCATTTCCTGAGCAACAACAACCATTTCCCGACCAACAAAGCCAAGTTCATGGGCAACAACTTCCATTTCCTGGGATACAACAGCTAATTCCGGGGCAACAACAACCATTTCCCGACCAACAACAACCATTTCCTGGCCAACAATTTCCAATTCCTTTGATACA ACAACAGTTAAACCCATGCAGGGATTTCCTCCTACAACAGTGCAACCCAGTGACAATGGTGACGTTCCTCCGGTCGTGGATCTTGCAGCAGAGTAGTTGCCAAGTGATGCGGCAACAATGTTGCCAACAACTAGCGCAGATCCCTGAGAATTCCCGGTTACCTGCAATCCATGGTGTTGTGGAAGCAATCTTCCTACAACAACAACAGAAGCAAGGTGCTTTCTTGCAACCTCAGAAGCTGCATCAGATTGTTCAAGGTTTCTTCAATCCTCAACAACAATGCGGTCAGGGTGCGTCcatccagcaacaacaacaatacattctCATTCAGGATATACTCCAGCCTCAGCAGCTAGCTCAGTTAGAGGCAATAAGGGCTTTAGCGCTAAAGACCCTACCAGCGATATGCAAAGTGCAAGTCCCACCATACTATTAA